One Spinacia oleracea cultivar Varoflay chromosome 4, BTI_SOV_V1, whole genome shotgun sequence DNA segment encodes these proteins:
- the LOC130459716 gene encoding ubiquitin-like-specific protease 1: MKTMMLGLKEGEHVKVHCTKRTFNMEKDFEISVTVEDTDQLLSGAWLNISIIQVFATALSELCFHDDCHPNSIGFMCPEMISATMLKSDADRILLYMTRSMSALSSKTFILCPYYEKSHWMLLVLCLSKREVYIFDSQQKKRNLMIKEPLNNAFRSYKRLGGQSKGTKLTWIPAQCAQQPGSLDCGYYVMRFMYDIIMNHGNSQDLTKDFSRTLPYSAEEINEVKDFWANYFMNNVEFLA; encoded by the exons atgaaaactatgatgttgggattaaaagaaggggagcacgttaaggtacattgcactaaaaggacattcaatatggaaaaggactttgaaattagtgtcaccgttgaagacaccgatcaacttctctcgggagcatggctcaatatatcaataatacaagtttttgctac ggctttgagtgagttgtgttttcacgatgattgtcaccccaatagtattggattcatgtgcccggagatgatctcggccaccatgttaaagtccgatgcagatcgaattctattgtacatgacgaggtccatgagtgcacttagttctaagacattcatcttatgtccatactacgaaaa gagtcactggatgcttttagttctttgcttgtctaaacgtgaggtctacatatttgattctcaacagaagaagagaaatttgatgattaaggagccactaaacaa tgcttttcggagttacaagagactaggtggacaatctaagggaactaaattaacatggattccagcacag tgtgctcaacaaccgggatcactagattgtggctactacgtcatgcgttttatgtacgacataataatgaatcatggtaatagtcaagatcttactaag gatttttcaagaacattgccttattcagcggaggagattaatgaggtgaaagatttttgggcaaattacttcatgaacaatgtcgaatttttagcttaa